A region of Thermodesulfobacteriota bacterium DNA encodes the following proteins:
- a CDS encoding type II toxin-antitoxin system Phd/YefM family antitoxin, translated as MIEYSIAEAKNHLPKIVHEVEQEGAVQLTRRGRPVAVILSGAEYERLLQDRTPRVSLMETIGAWRREIQGGFPEVSREEVETWRDRAPGRGFEWPE; from the coding sequence GTGATCGAATACTCCATTGCCGAAGCCAAGAATCACCTGCCTAAGATCGTGCACGAGGTGGAGCAAGAGGGTGCCGTTCAACTCACCCGCCGCGGACGCCCCGTGGCCGTCATCCTTTCGGGAGCGGAATACGAGCGCCTCCTCCAAGACAGAACGCCTAGGGTCTCGCTCATGGAGACCATCGGGGCATGGCGGCGGGAGATCCAGGGTGGCTTTCCGGAGGTGAGCCGGGAGGAGGTCGAGACCTGGAGAGACCGGGCGCCAGGCAGAGGTTTCGAGTGGCCGGAATGA
- a CDS encoding type II toxin-antitoxin system VapC family toxin has translation MRYLLDTNVLSEPTRRMPDAGVMAHLALHDSESCTAAPVIHEMVFGIERMDPGRRREQLSEYVARVLRVPIPVLPYDEAAARWHARERARLEKTGQPPAFVDGQIAAIAAVHGLVLVTRNVRQFEVFADLPLVNWFQDAHAKPA, from the coding sequence ATGAGGTACCTGTTGGACACCAACGTCCTGTCCGAACCGACCCGCCGGATGCCCGACGCGGGGGTCATGGCCCACCTGGCATTGCACGACAGCGAGTCGTGCACCGCGGCTCCGGTGATCCACGAGATGGTTTTCGGGATCGAACGAATGGATCCCGGGAGACGGCGCGAGCAGCTTTCGGAGTACGTGGCGCGAGTTCTTCGCGTCCCGATACCAGTACTGCCCTATGATGAGGCAGCCGCCAGGTGGCATGCCCGGGAGCGAGCCCGGCTCGAGAAGACCGGACAGCCTCCCGCCTTCGTGGACGGCCAAATCGCAGCGATTGCGGCCGTGCATGGACTGGTGCTCGTCACGCGCAACGTGCGGCAGTTCGAGGTCTTCGCCGACCTGCCCCTCGTAAACTGGTTTCAGGACGCGCACGCGAAACCTGCTTGA
- a CDS encoding HigA family addiction module antitoxin, whose amino-acid sequence MTVNRLPPIHPGEFLREEFLLPLGLSANALARRLQVPPNRITAILNEKRAVTADTALRLARFFGTTPQLWLNLQASYDLKVAEKAVGPVIEEEVRPLGRAA is encoded by the coding sequence AACAGGCTCCCCCCTATCCACCCCGGTGAATTTCTTCGCGAGGAGTTTCTGCTGCCCTTGGGGCTCTCGGCCAACGCACTCGCTCGGAGGCTTCAAGTACCGCCGAACCGGATTACCGCTATCCTCAACGAGAAGCGCGCGGTTACAGCAGACACCGCGCTTCGTCTGGCCCGATTTTTCGGTACCACGCCGCAGCTCTGGCTCAACCTCCAGGCCAGCTATGACCTCAAGGTCGCCGAAAAGGCAGTGGGTCCCGTGATTGAAGAAGAGGTGCGCCCGCTCGGGCGGGCGGCGTGA
- a CDS encoding ATP-binding protein, with amino-acid sequence MDIQTRYLKPQIERDLDAKMVFVAGPRQVGKTTLARSVEGAEAGYLNWDVAEHREQILRRRLPASDLWVFDEIHKYRPWRNYLKGLYDGRRPGQRILVTGSARLDLYRFGGDSLQGRYHLLRLHPLSVAELGLDTAAELGDLLTLGGFPEPYLSGSETEARRWSRQYRTLLVREEVAGLERVADLGTLELLTLALPDRVGSPLSLNALREDLRVSHKTVARWVEILERLYAVFRLAPFGAPRLRAVRKEQKHYHLDWSVVPAPGARFENLVACHLLKWVHYEQDVEGRDLELRYFRDVDRREVDFVVTEGHRPLLLVECKWDDAEVDRGLRYLTARFPDAQAWQVSAMGRQDYVTPEGIRVAPAMALLRGLV; translated from the coding sequence GTGGACATCCAAACTCGCTACTTGAAACCGCAGATCGAGCGCGACCTGGACGCGAAGATGGTGTTCGTGGCCGGGCCTCGGCAGGTGGGCAAGACGACCCTGGCCCGGAGCGTGGAGGGCGCAGAGGCGGGGTACCTGAACTGGGACGTGGCCGAGCACCGGGAGCAAATCCTGCGTCGGAGGCTGCCTGCGAGCGACCTGTGGGTCTTTGATGAGATCCACAAGTACCGCCCCTGGCGAAACTACCTGAAGGGCTTGTACGACGGGCGCCGGCCGGGGCAGCGCATCCTGGTGACGGGTAGCGCGCGGCTCGATCTGTACCGCTTCGGCGGCGATTCGCTACAGGGGCGATATCACCTGTTGCGGCTCCACCCCCTCTCGGTGGCCGAGCTCGGGCTGGACACGGCGGCGGAGCTCGGCGACCTGCTGACCCTGGGCGGGTTTCCCGAACCCTATCTTTCGGGCTCGGAGACCGAGGCGCGGCGCTGGTCCCGGCAGTACCGGACCCTGCTGGTGCGCGAGGAGGTGGCGGGGTTGGAGCGGGTGGCCGACCTGGGGACCCTGGAGCTGCTGACGCTGGCGCTGCCCGACCGCGTGGGGTCCCCCTTGTCTCTGAACGCCCTGCGAGAGGATCTGCGGGTGAGCCACAAGACGGTGGCCCGCTGGGTCGAGATTCTGGAGCGGCTGTATGCTGTGTTTCGCTTGGCGCCATTCGGCGCCCCTCGGCTGCGGGCGGTGCGCAAAGAGCAGAAGCACTACCATCTGGACTGGTCCGTGGTGCCCGCGCCGGGGGCCCGATTCGAGAACCTGGTGGCCTGCCACCTGCTCAAATGGGTTCACTACGAACAGGACGTGGAGGGTCGGGACCTTGAGTTGCGCTACTTCCGGGACGTAGACCGCCGCGAGGTCGACTTCGTGGTGACCGAGGGGCACCGGCCGCTGCTGCTGGTGGAGTGCAAGTGGGACGACGCCGAAGTCGACCGGGGGCTCCGTTACCTGACGGCGCGGTTCCCCGACGCCCAGGCATGGCAGGTCTCGGCCATGGGCCGACAGGACTACGTGACCCCCGAGGGCATCCGGGTCGCCCCAGCCATGGCTCTGTTGCGGGGGCTTGTGTAG